In the genome of Desulfuromonas sp. DDH964, one region contains:
- a CDS encoding DUF3467 domain-containing protein has translation MADKKAAAVKLEIQLDDETAQGVYSNLALVNHTETEFTIDFIYVQPQLPKAKVRSRIITSPRHLRRLIGALQENLRRYEEQHGPVATEAPPAVDDAHYH, from the coding sequence GTGGCAGACAAAAAAGCAGCTGCGGTAAAACTGGAAATCCAGCTCGATGACGAGACGGCCCAGGGGGTCTACTCCAACCTGGCGCTGGTCAACCACACCGAAACCGAGTTCACCATCGATTTCATTTATGTCCAGCCGCAGCTGCCCAAAGCCAAGGTGCGCAGCCGGATTATTACCTCACCGCGCCACCTAAGGCGGCTGATCGGTGCGCTGCAGGAAAATCTGCGGCGCTATGAAGAGCAGCATGGACCGGTGGCAACCGAGGCGCCGCCGGCAGTCGATGATGCCCACTATCATTAG